A genomic stretch from Microplitis mediator isolate UGA2020A chromosome 10, iyMicMedi2.1, whole genome shotgun sequence includes:
- the LOC130675461 gene encoding rootletin isoform X1 — protein MPRTLSKGPPHLAIRGQIERRRPPFLRGAAKSTEPGTNGARAEAGGLETGGGDRGSDEELHPDTLIRQNFELRHRLEEEAASYKRRLNTYRQAQQHQAALVSRLQAKVLQYKQRCSELENQMVESLPVEVSRVTVSSPSTSALEAAHQTLRELRDEQITDLETAIRKLNEERRRSDKLMEINTSLKNQLEESHRTNETLTNDLQKLSTDWDVLREEMAIKEDEWKEEELAFNEYYTSEHHRLLNLWRDVVALKRLFSDMKSSTERDLTKFQNKLSTATNDMTSACSGVKLALQIQSSALQSSVTQQYHAQEASDLKTELDNIKQQWEIAQNEIRMKDDRINQLIREIHSIEERCGKAEAGIGQAAKIQEDVEILEAALRDIAHAVIQDAETRDIESIQAPPHVHLSPSSVVMSQRSPKRGTRSNTIPAFAESTISAVQAALHKYQLTIHELQVKLQTNAEQLTLTRKQCDSAEENVQLLEERTSELIIQLDTTRAQCTQLLQERDMLQKSLDTVRIEKISLDKNKVELNHTIEDLNSDYEKLQKVNSKLQKVCDSLEDDKIYLQSELDRINKEFELREMSFRSEEERCSRMREELLTVREELSKIYLAKDMLEQQKLESDNLITQIEKSKGDLELELERILLEKSDIQDELIKSEAICNNHEKDKQRLAEELKRMDEEKNKLASQCCDQSGDLSSLRKELLQAEQARLDSEADKVTLNEKIKFLEIEKEKVEIELGQVMRERSDLSNQLSILARKKESLNEELMRTKQRLEQSNEMNARINRNLEELVKDNEEKQVVLETNEKEFQRMQELLASVRSEKETLEGVLFDTQTNLEATHLKKVQLEKEQQELLIKQEALKGQIARLTKDLENSEKRAQDIKQNLTQQRGNQEAEFQQIIANMKKQNEDTCKKLNEEKEQIRVSLEKRLQQTVSSLEGQKDDEVNQMLSRIEELQQHIDNLCQQHEEALLRAENDKQQALLIAHHDQQALMEKLENIFRELESEKGTLDRLRREANARAEQDRTNINQLRDELSRMKTKLEETKLQDDEEKIRLELKIEDSLKERETAQKECEELRVQLQVAEDKVDSLQNQLQETTRKLKDAENSIESLRKELVDVRRQLADSNYAMDKYNNTNKELREHVKRIEGEKREQSRALEEAYQKIATMEDARTAMEAEKSRLQGQIRDMEHEIIQTQQQLRFTEGELQKSQSANSQAQNEERELQGRLANEIEERERLQLQLHQLKKQVVDLDNSLEVTRQDMTKMRSRADEEDERWRAREQELLVRLEDSRCRERKLEDQKHNLEVCLADASQQLQELKARFGGSEGRVRALDSQLAQLEAAKKEVEQKLSSVGSTLRRIAGIQLDGTVNMPFKLMSPSRRWSPARVSHQDHDVSRDVILDVDPEAVRKGVRSLMQQVAQIERERDDCKNELSNVKKQLAEAQECQTKSDSKVNNLSITLRNIQDEKASLEAQLSQKQTSYQSLHEALHQKTQENEYLREKVTALELTVSSESEEKGQYEEKLEKMKQAFSRCDNEKRSLQEDLGRSEARSTKLELQRMSLEGDLQRLQMVLQEKDGNLQKLQDRFDAQVKTSTGLEERCASLKSTIEQLNVCLERASATESELKSEINSMRRTIMENNAQIQSINDRVKQLQKQLANADNERRVVSERLDAAQQSVMELKHANQTLMDQNSRLQNDLANNEVQRSGLESQLRLATWPQESPSNKDDEVVRQLHAVQRDRSEMRGKLDALNDKVRLLEIDKRNLERQLASARASGGRSKSYERPEKAHIELMGSNVSVDLLEQENRDLRLKIRRLETLLAEKEAEVLRCKTMHSHSHSARESSRDRMAEIERLRAAQLQAEKLLEAREQSHRQQVLRLENQIQLLREQLSQEIKRRQLYVLRSTRAGREMQHLRQALGDSLKTVAQDPSLDAVLLEHEARKLDSTVTSTTSLPPSLALPAPSYDRYSPIPSPLK, from the exons acTTTATCTAAAGGACCGCCGCATTTGGCGATAAGGGGACAGATTGAGAGACGGCGGCCACCGTTTCTCAGAGGCGCCGCGAAATCTAccgag CCAGGAACGAATGGAGCAAGAGCGGAAGCTGGAGGGTTGGAAACCGGGGGAGGAGATCGGGGTAGCGATGAAGAATTACACCCTGACACGCTTATACGACAAAATTTCGAGCTACGTCATCGCTTGGAGGAAGAAGCTGCGAGTTATAAACGTCGGTTGAATACTTACAGACAAGCGCAGCAGCATCAGGCTGCTCTGGTTTCTCGTTTGCAGGCAAAAGTGTTGCAGTACAAGCAGAGATGCTCGGAGCTGGAGAACCAGATGGTCGAGTCGCTGCCTGTGGAAGTGTCAAGAGTGACAGTTTCGTCACCGAGCACTTCTGCGCTAGAAGCTGCCCATCAGACACTGAGGGAGTTGCGGGATGAACAGATAACTGATCTGGAGACGGCGATTCGTAAACTCAATGAGGAGAGACGACGCTCGGATAAGCTTATGGAGATCAATACGtctttgaaaaatcaattagAAGAGTCGCATAGAACTAACGAGACATTGACCAATGATTTGCAGAAATTGAGTACCGACTGGGATGTACTGAGAGAAGAGATGGCCATCAAGGAGGACGAGTGGAAAGAAGAGGAACTGGCATTCAATGAGTACTACACGTCAGAGCATCATCGTCTGCTGAACTTGTGGCGTGATGTTGTCGCTCTTAAACGTCTTTTTTCAGACATGAAATCATCCACGGAAAGAGACCTGACCaagtttcaaaataaattgtcaACTGCCACGAATGACATGACGTCGGCTTGCAGTGGCGTCAAACTTGCGCTACAAATTCAGTCGAGTGCATTGCAATCTTCTGTTACTCAGCAGTATCACGCCCAGGAGGCCTCGGATTTGAAGACGGAACTTGATAATATTAAACAGCAATGGGAGATTGCGCAGAATGAAATCAGAATGAAGGATGATCGCATCAACCAACTGATCAGGGAGATACACAGCATTGAAGAGAGATGCGGCAAAGCTGAGGCTGGTATTGGACAGGCTGCTAAAATTCAAGAGGATGTTGAAATATTAGAAGCTGCTCTGCGTGATATTGCTCACGCTGTGATTCAAGACGCTGAAACTCGTGATATTGAAAGTATCCAGGCACCTCCGCATGTTCATTTGTCCCCAAGTAGCGTCGTCATGTCTCAGCGATCGCCTAAACGCGGCACGCGAAGCAATACCATTCCCGCGTTTGCCGAGAGCACGATAAGTGCCGTGCAAGCGGCGCTGCACAAATATCAGCTAACTATTCATGAGCTTCAAGTTAAATTACAAACGAATGCTGAGCAATTAACACTGACGCGGAAACAATGTGACTCGGCTGAAGAAAATGTCCAATTGCTGGAAGAACGGACGTCTGAATTGATAATACAACTTGATACCACGCGCGCTCAGTGCACGCAGTTGCTACAGGAGCGCGATATGCTGCAGAAAAGTTTGGATACTGTTAGAATTGAAAAGATTTCATTGGATAAAAACAAAGTTGAGCTCAATCATACTATCGAGGATCTTAATAGCGATTATGAGAAGCTGCAGAAAGTCAACAGTAAATTACAGAAAGTATGCGACAGTTTGGAAGATGACAAGATTTATTTGCAGAGTGAGCTGGACAGAATCAATAAAGAGTTTGAGCTGAGAGAAATGAGCTTCAGGTCTGAAGAAGAACGATGCAGTCGCATGCGCGAAGAATTATTGACAGTACGCGAGGAattgagtaaaatttatttggccaAAGATATGCTGGAGCAGCAGAAACTTGAGTCTGATAATTTGATAACGCAGATTGAAAAAAGCAAAGGGGATTTGGAGTTGGAGTTAGAGCGGATTCTGTTGGAAAAATCTGATATTCAAGATGAGCTGATAAAGTCAGAGGCTATTTGTAATAATCATGAGAAAGACAAACAACGACTTGCTGAGGAGTTGAAGCGGATGGACGAGGAGAAGAATAAATTAGCAAGTCAATGCTGCGATCAATCAGGCGATTTAAGTTCTTTGAGAAAAGAATTATTGCAGGCTGAGCAAGCGCGCTTGGACTCAGAGGCTGATAAGGTAACGTtgaatgagaaaataaaatttttggaaatcgAAAAGGAGAAGGTGGAGATTGAGCTGGGGCAGGTGATGCGCGAGCGCAGTGATTTGAGTAACCAGTTGTCCATACTCGCGCGGAAGAAGGAGTCTTTGAATGAGGAGCTGATGAGAACTAAGCAGCGACTGGAACAGTCGAATGAAATGAATGCGAGGATAAATAGAAATTTGGAGGAGCTGGTCAAGGATAATGAAGAGAAGCAGGTTGTGCTGGAGACAAATGAAAAAGAATTTCAGCGAATGCAGGAATTATTGGCCTCGGTGAGAAGTGAGAAAGAAACTTTGGAAGGAGTATTGTTTGACACCCAGACAAATCTTGAGGCGACGCATTTGAAGAAGGTGCAGTTGGAAAAAGAGCAGCAGGAGCTGTTGATAAAGCAGGAAGCCTTGAAAGGACAAATTGCGAGATTGACTAAAGACCTGGAGAATAGTGAGAAACGCGCGCAAGATATCAAACAAAATCTTACTCAGCAGCGAGGCAATCAGGAGGCTGAATTCCAACAAATTATTGCCAACATGAAGAAACAAAATGAAGATacgtgtaaaaaattgaatgaggAAAAAGAGCAAATACGTGTGTCACTTGAAAAGCGATTACAGCAGACGGTGAGTTCGCTGGAGGGTCAAAAAGACGATGAAGTCAATCAGATGCTAAGTAGAATTGAAGAGTTACAGCAGCATATCGATAATTTGTGCCAGCAGCACGAGGAAGCTCTGCTGCGTGCTGAAAATGACAAGCAACAGGCCCTACTTATTGCTCATCACGATCAGCAGGCGTTGATGGAGAagcttgaaaatattttccgTGAACTGGAGAGTGAAAAGGGGACTTTGGATCGGCTGAGAAGAGAAGCCAATGCACGTGCAGAACAGGATCGTACGAACATCAACCAGTTGCGTGATGAATTGAGTCGTATGAAGACGAAGCTCGAGGAAACTAAATTGCAAGATGACGAGGAAAAGATTAGACTGGAGTTGAAGATTGAAGATTCGTTGAAAGAACGGGAGACTGCTCAAAAAGAATGCGAAGAACTAAGGGTCCAGCTTCAAGTTGCTGAAGATAAAGTTGATAGCCTGCAGAATCAGTTACAGGAGACTACGAGGAAGCTAAAAGACGCGGAAAATAGTATTGAGTCATTGAGAAAAGAGCTGGTGGATGTACGAAGACAGTTGGCCGATTCGAACTACGCTAtggataaatataataatacgaATAAAGAATTGCGTGAACATGTTAAACGTATTGAAGGCGAAAAGAGAGAGCAGTCACGAGCGCTAGAAGAAGCTTATCAGAAAATAGCGACCATGGAGGATGCACGAACAGCCATGGAAGCTGAAAAGTCCCGGCTTCAAGGACAAATAAGAGACATGGAGCATGAGATAATCCAAACTCAACAGCAGCTTCGGTTCACTGAAGGTGAATTGCAAAAGAGTCAGTCTGCTAATTCTCAAGCACAGAATGAAGAACGCGAGTTGCAAGGCCGGCTGGCGAATGAAATAGAAGAGAGAGAACGTCTTCAGTTGCAGTTACATCAGCTGAAGAAACAGGTTGTGGATCTTGACAATAGTCTTGAAGTAACTAGACAGGACATGACCAAAATGAGATCACGGGCCGATGAAGAAGACGAGAGATGGCGTGCGAGAGAACAGGAACTTCTTGTTAGGCTGGAAGACAGTCGATGCAGAGAAAGAAAACTTGAAGACCAGAAACACAATCTCGAGGTATGTCTGGCTGATGCGTCTCAGCAGCTCCAGGAGCTCAAAGCTCGCTTTGGTGGTTCCGAAGGACGAGTTAGGGCTTTGGACAGTCAACTGGCACAGTTGGAGGCTGCTAAAAAGGAAGTCGAACAGAAATTGAGTAGCGTTGGTTCAACTCTGCGGCGAATTGCTGGTATTCAACTGGATGGTACTGTCAATATGCCGTTCAAACTCATGAGTCCATCGAGAAGGTGGAGTCCGGCGCGTGTTTCTCATCAGGACCATGACGTCAGTCGGGATGTGATTCTTGATGTCGACCCGGAGGCCGTGAGAAAAGGCGTTCGTTCGTTGATGCAGCAGGTGGCGCAGATTGAACGTGAGAGGGATGATTGCAAGAACGAGCTGAGTAATGTTAAAAAACAATTGGCTGAAGCTCAAGAGTGTCAAACCAAATCAGACTCCAAGGTAAATAATCTCAGTATTACTTTAAGGAACATCCAAGACGAAAAAGCGTCGCTGGAGGCACAGCTGTCACAGAAACAGACCTCTTATCAGAGTTTGCATGAGGCGTTGCATCAAAAGACTCaagaaaatgaatatttgCGTGAAAAAGTGACGGCCTTAGAGCTGACTGTTAGCAGCGAGTCTGAGGAAAAAGGACAGTATGAAGAAAAACTAGAGAAAATGAAACAAGCATTCAGCAGATGTGACAATGAGAAACGTAGCTTGCAAGAAGACTTAGGAAGGTCTGAAGCCAGGTCAACAAAATTAGAACTGCAGCGAATGTCGCTCGAGGGTGACTTGCAGCGGCTTCAAATGGTTTTGCAGGAAAAAGACGGGAACCTTCAAAAACTCCAAGACCGCTTTGACGCCCAGGTAAAAACATCAACTGGCTTGGAAGAACGATGTGCGTCATTGAAGTCCACTATAGAGCAGTTGAACGTCTGCTTGGAACGTGCGTCTGCCACTGAGAGCGAACTGAAGAGCGAAATAAATTCAATGCGACGTACAATTATGGAAAACAATGCACAGATCCAAAGTATCAATGACCGGGTTAAGCAGCTACAGAAACAACTGGCCAATGCTGATAATGAACGGCGAGTTGTCTCAGAAAGACTGGATGCTGCTCAACAATCAGTTATGGAGTTGAAACACGCGAATCAAACTCTGATGGATCAGAACTCGCGGTTACAAAATGATTTGGCGAATAATGAAGTCCAGCGTTCTGGTCTCGAGTCACAACTGAGACTTGCCACTTGGCCGCAAGAGAGTCCCTCGAATAAAGACGACGAAGTGGTAAGACAGCTCCATGCTGTTCAAAGAGATCGCAGTGAAATGCGCGGGAAACTGGACGCACTCAATGACAAAGTGAGACTCTTGGAAATCGACAAGCGCAATCTCGAAAGACAATTAGCTTCCGCTAGAGCCAGCGGTGGACGCAGTAAAAGTTATGAACGTCCTGAGAAAGCTCACATTGAGCTGATGGGATCAAATGTTAGCGTTGATCTACTGGAGCAAGAGAATCGTGATCTGCGTCTGAAAATACGCAGACTGGAGACTCTGCTTGCTGAGAAAGAAGCGGAAGTTCTTAGATGCAAAACAATGCACAGTCATTCACATTCGGCTAGAGAATCGAGTCGCGATCGAATGGCAGAAATCGAGAGATTGAGAGCTGCTCAACTGCAGgctgaaaaattattggaagcgCGAGAGCAGAGTCATCGACAGCAGGTTTTGCGGCTCGAAAATCAGATCCAGTTGTTGCGAGAACAATTGAGCCAGGAAATAAAACGTCGTCAGCTCTATGTACTGCGCAGCACACGTGCTGGCAGAGAAATGCAGCATCTACGCCAAGCACTGGGTGATTCTTTGAAGACTGTGGCACAAGATCCGTCTCTAGATGCTGTTCTGTTGGAACACGAAGCCAGAAAATTAGACAGCACGGTAACGAGTACCACAAGTTTACCGCCTTCGTTGGCGCTTCCTGCTCCCTCGTACGATAGATATTCTCCGATTCCATCACCGTTGAAGTAa